The genomic window gaccaaCAGCCGCCGCCTCTCCTATCGGCCCACAACCTCTCTCCCAGCTATACCGGCacaagctgtggtctgcagggcagaagagtacagcaaaacacacatgtagaaaagacaggtcctccggccagtaggtggcgcagtgactgtagcatatcggcatgtcaatctgtgcagtgtctgatgttcagcatgactgtaaagtttcagcCACATAGGAGGAAGCATGTGGGggatacagccaaaaatacatgtatttcctgtgcgttggtgaagggtcaactttgtggcagcgccacggccagaccgtgcagcgaagtgctgcgttttcgataacttttggtccctaatgccttaagagtaagcaggccaagtttcaggtggatcGGAGAAATCCTgtaggaggagtttgtaaaagtgcggggagtgaaaactgcaaaatggcacagttttttcaaaatggcggacttcctgtgcgttttagaggacacctccaagagactttttttgttgtctagaggtgatacatatgtgtatctattttcgtgtctgtaggtcaaacagggaagcagatctcattccagggggcgctgctgagctatgtggccacgcccacatgtgacgatgaggtgatatgaaaaggtgcacaggggctgatgtcatgatagagtaagaggcaggtaggatgaacaaatctagaaacacagcagctttctctatggtggcgaagggtcacctttgtggcgatgccccgcccacacggtgtaatatcgagctgcgtttttgataacttttgcttagccatgtcttcagaaccaggtgacaaaatcacaggtctgtcagagtatttccctaggacgagttcgttcaaatacgaggtgtggaacatggataatcagcctgaacacaatttaTACCGCCAGttggtggcgctatgagagtttgtggtcattagcatatcaatctgttcagaatgacaggctcagcatgcctgatttttttcatccacatcggataagtatgtgggagatacagcaacaaacacatccatttcctgtgcgttggcgaagggtcaaattcgaggtggcgccacagccagacggtatgacgaagtgctgcgtttttgataacttttggtccctgaccccttaagggcgagtgcaccaattttcagccgtatcaaacgattcccctaggaggagttcgcaaaactgcggggtgtgcaaattggaacttggcgtggttttttcaaaatggcggacttcctgtacatcgtggaattttcgtccaagaggctttttttcttgtcacgaggcgatacatcagtgtaccgagtttcaggtctgtagcacttgtggtgaatattttcacactttagggggcgctgcagagccatgcagccacgcccgccaatggtgACAGTGTCAAGTAAAAATTTTAGTTGGGGGACAATTTTGGgtaaagtttggtgagtttttgagcatgttcagggggtcaaaatcgcgtcCAAAGACGTGGgagaatcataataataattccttgcatttcaatagggccttcgcaccactcggtgctcgggccctaataataaatgcttgcatttcaatagggctcttgcacctttcggtgctcgggccctaataataataaatgcttgcatttcaatagggctcttgcaccattcggtgctcgggccctaataataaacgcttgcatttcaatagggctcttgcaccattcggtgctcgggccctaataataaacgcttgcatttcaatagggctctagcaccattcggtgctcgggccctaataataaacgcttgcatttcaatagggctcttgcaccattcggtgctcgggtcCTAAAAATAAATTCCGCATGGTTTATATTTTTCAAATTAACCTAACATAAGGCATGTAAACTAGAGCACAACtggatcaaacatatgtccttgcttattcagacaaaacaaacatttttcactgtactacaataggactgcattttatacataaatataattctttgttagcaatgatagtgctttcagatttcagtaagcagcataaaaggttgtaatTGTGTACACACTTTGGACAACTAGTcattttgatacctgtgtgatggtccaggctgtgggcattaagtgaagagagaggctgaatggatgataaatatggatgaaaaataatcattcccactttttaccctgtatttaactcaAAACCTCAAAACTTCAGTGTTGTTTAATAATCTTAacggtaagacctctcactccttcgatcattcacgctgctatacacaaacacgcattGACGTacgctatcaggacagagtgagacctctctccttctctccctgtcattccgtttggagacccagaggtgagctgtcctccgcaccccctcccctcctctcacggCTTCTGTAcagcagcttctcagcatcaggggcgcctgcagctgcagggggcactaatttgccaattctccacacaaTGATCtataatatacataaaaaacgGCCGCACAGAtgatattttttccaactgctcgTGCCACCCCCTGTGTGATGcgggaagtctatgggacaaaaatgtccacgaaCAACAcgtaagggaaaaaaaatgaaaatccagtgctgtgcaaaaactaataatgcattaaagtcaatgttgttactaatgCCCATACAGATACCTAGACTTTATATTGGAGAAAGACCTGTCTTTAaatttcatgtttcatgaatTACGCACCAAGTTGAAATTAAAGTTTTTACTTGAATTTGTGCCTAGTTTAGTTCCGATCTTTAGATTCTGTGTCATTCAAGGAATAAATTACAAAAACAGCTAAGGCTgatggtttttattttacaatataaactcaacactgacctcagccCGTAAGTCAGCCTTTTGTATGTAAAATGAAATTTTCTGGTacaataaaggttaaaataaatagtttaatataaccacataaatacattaataacataaataatataattagatatatggaactactaaaggcacaACCAGGCAACTAACtctaataaaacagcttttggtgttattattcTTTATGTGACTATGGGCATATAACGTAGTTTATCTCAGCTGTAACTGCGTTTCACCTTAATTCGCCTAAtggtttgctgcgttaccagctccGTCTATGTTGAATTAGGGTTCGgaatgttccattatcaataacGTTGACCGTCTTGTCTGTGCAAATATCCGCCATTTCGGGTTGTCCTTCAACAGTCTATATGTGTCAGGCATTGCgcatggagaggaggagcgggcggatcagctgctctcggtgtgtgtacatgcatgtgcgcatatgtgtatgtgtgtgaacgagaacgggagagagagagttgcgcaaagttgaatgaatggaaggaTATTATAAAATTGCGTTggtgaaaaaaacaagcaatttGTGGCAGAGGGTGTTGATTATGTGGCGGCCTGCCACAAATTGGTCTATGTGGTTGTATGTCCAGTATAtggcggaggggggggggggggtcagtggTTTTAATGATCAATACCAGTTAATagtcctcctctccatcactaCAAAAATCTCCTGTCTCTCATTTAGTGGAGCAGCATTGCCCCTCTTAAAATTGCTTGTAAAATATTCTAGTTAAAATTGTTAGTGTCACAGGACACAGCCAGGTAGTCAGTGTATGTGCCAATACCCACCAGCCACAGCTTGTCACTCAGTAAGAGACTGCACAGCGCTGTAATTGCCGTGATTGGTTGGTTTGGTAGCAGTAGCAAAGTATTTTCGCTATTTCAGACTAGTCACCTCATTTAAAACTTGTTGACTACAGTGATTCTGGACAATATGTATTTCAAAAACAAGATGCCTTCTCTCTTAgtcactgaaacaggaagtgccagagacTTTCACAATGCCATTCATTGAAAAAACTCTCCCCTACTCAAACCAACGCAGCACATCTGCAGCTGCGATAATGCACGACAATGCAAAGGCATTTATACTCTGCTTCTGCAGACAGGCGATGGTGGTGTTGATTGCGTCAGCTGGTGAGGGGATGTAGATGGCGACCACTATGGCAGACCTAAAATCCATCTGTATATAATACGGGTGCAGTTCGGCTGCCAGCAACGCTATGTTTGGGCTACAGAGACATGTCTTCACACAGGCATGTTCAGGATTGCACCTCTGCCCATTCACATACAGCACAATCCCACCGCTCTTCCTCTTGTGTCAGTCATGTCAGACTTGCACTGTGTCTCCTCTTTCTTGCCTTCACCTTAATTCCAGCCCCAAACCCTGTCTTTTCCTCCACTgcattgtctctgtgtgtcccgtTAAATTTCTTTCTGAGACCTTTGAGAGGATTGTCTGCAATGGTTGAAACTTCCTTACCCTATTATGTGAATCAGCAACAGTATTCTCTAACACTTGTTTTATACATATTATAAATGTAGGGAAATTATTATCATGTAAAAGGTTAGATCAAATATAGAGCAATCctatttttcagatttttttagaAGAATAAAAATCTGTCTTAGATCTGTTCCTGCAGTTCTACTTAACTTAACAAATGTCTAAAAACATCATGCACTTGTTCTTACAATGATGGCACAACCTATTTGTGTTTTAGATTCTGTGAGTCACCCACCAGTGATGTGGAGATGCGAACTGGTCGTGGTCGAGGAAAAAGGATGCGCCCCAGCAGCAATATGCCATTGAATGACAATAACAGCAACTCTTCAGACaacaaaggcagcagcagcaagacaCGTGGTGCTGTTGCAAACAGCAAAAGCCGACGAGGAAGTCAGTCAGCCAGCTGTGCCGAAGACACTAAGGCTAGCCCACCCTCTGCAAAGAGAAAGACCAAACTTGGCTCTGATATGGAACCTACCTCCAGCTCAGAGGACACTAAAGCTTCAAAGCGCATAAGAACCAACTCAGCTGGAGTTGGGGCCCCTCTGACTGGAGTTAAAAACAACCCCTTGCCACAGCCTGACCGGACATGCTCTTCCCCTGTACTTATTGACTGTCCCTATCCCAACTGTAACAAAAAATACAAGCATATCAATGGACTGAAGTATCACCAGGCTCATGCCCATAATGACTATGATGTTCGATTGGACCAGGATGTAGACAGTGAGTATGGAGATGACCTTGCCCTCCATCATGACCCACCCTCCTGTAATGTCGCTGCCATCTTCCCTGCTCGCTCAACTACACCTAAGGGGCGAGGCTTTGATGTCCCCTCCCCCTCGTCAGACAAACTGGTATCTAAGGGGAAGAAGAAAGCAGGCGATGCTGAGCCTGAAGTGACGGACGGTGGGGAAGACGGGGCGAGTTTGACTGATGAGGCCAGTAATGAAGGGATAGATGACAGAAAAGCCAAAAAAGTAGTTAGTGGAGGTAAATCTGAAAAGCTGACACTTAAAGGCCTAAAGCAGGCCCGTGCTGTGGCCCAAACTGCCCCTAGAGTCACCTCACCATTCTCCCTGCAGGCATGCTCTCTTGCACTGGGCTCGGTTGTACAGTCTATACCTAAGTGTCCCCAGGTGAAGAACATCCAACCTAAACCCCCTCCTCTTGCTGACCCCAACTGCAGCCCATCTATtggaaaagacaagaaaaagaaagacaagaagaagagggaggggggaaagGAGTGTGATAGTCCGAAGGGAATGGGTAAAGCAGAGAGACCAGAAGAGGGTAAGAGCTCATTTTCCGAGACATCAGATCCTTTGCTTAATGGCTCCACAGAAGCTCACCAGAGCCGGCTAGCCAGCATCAAAGCTGAGGCTGACAAGGTCTACAGCTTTTCCGACAATGCGCCCAGCCCATCTATCGGCATGGCTAGTAGGATGGAGACTGGGCTTGTGGGTCACATCAGTCAGAATGGAGCTGACAACACATCAATCAAGACAAGCAGCCCTGCCTACTCTGACATCTCTGATGCAGGGGAGGATGGGGAAGGGAAGACAGAGGGTTTAGAGGTCAAGCCTGAGCCAGACCAGGGAACACGTGAAGTTGCCAAGAAGGCTATGTTTCCTCCTCAGACTCCTAGTAAGGAATCACCATATTACCCTAACTACGACTCCTACTACTCCCCCAGCCATTCCGAATCCAgccctgcagcagcatcagcagtacTGCCTCATGTGGAAGAAGCACAGGTGAAggtgaagaaggaggaggaaccAGAGGTAAGAGACGAGGGGAAACTGAAGACAGAACCTCCTGAGGAGAGAAAGGCAGAACCAGGGCCCCAGCAGCCATCAGTTATCCAGCAGCGCTCTAACATGTACAGCCAGCCCCTGTACTACAGTCAATACTATGTTCCCCCCTACTCTTATCCCCCTGATCAGGCCTACCACTCTCACCTGTTGGCCTCTAACCCTGCATACCGACAACAGTATGAGGAGAAGCAGAGGCTGTCTGATAAGAAAGCAGAAGGCAAAGAGCAGGAGCCTGGTGGGAAAGAGGAGTGGAAACAGAAATCCTCTATACCCCTAACTCTGTCAAGAACTCCCAGCATCACAGAACTCACTAATAAGGGAATGATTAACCCAGTCAAACCCAGGGAGCACATAGCAGCTTCAGAGCAAATAAAGTCTGTTATTATTGCAAAAGTGGAGGacccaaacacacagactgataaaCTGAAGATCAAGTTAactgaagcaggaaaagaagaagtAAAGCCAGCAGTGGAAGCAGGCAGGCCTGCAGGTATAGAGCCTGCTATGTGGTACAGACAGgtaatcagatttttttattttgtgatgcatatgttttaaatgtacaaaactaTTAAACAATAATCTTCTTTGCAGGAGCCAGACTCACGTATGTGGCCCTACGTCTACCCCAGCAAATACTCAGAGTCTCCTAAATCccaggaggaggacagatggaaggaggagagggagcgaGAATGTGACAGGAAAGtgaaagaggagaggctgcGAATGAAGGATAGTgtccagagagaggagggaatgGATGGAGCAGAGGGTAGGACACAGCTGCCCCTAGAGGAGCACCGAGGGGGAGGGAAGGAGGCACGCCCCCCACATATGCAGTTTCCCTCCTCCCTGGCCCAGCACCAGGGCTATGTGCCCTACATGCATGGACCATATGGCTACAGTCAGGGCTATGAGCCCAGCCACCCTGGGTACAGAGGAATGCCCTCTGTCATGATGCAGAACTACCCAGGTAAGAAAAGAAGGAATCAGATGCTTTCAGATATTTTGAGAAAGAGATTATTTTTCATGCACCATAACACTTTTTACACAGTTTTTAAACAAAGTTTTTATGATAAAGCCAAGAAAGCAGAAACTCCAAGAGTTAATGTTGATTGTAACCTTTATTTACATGTGCAAGTCTAGGACCACAGAAACATTAATACTGCAAACAATCAgtcaataaacataaaaaactgtaagcaagcTCATAAAtagtttattatttaaacaatttccctctgggattattaaagtatctaaaataaataaaaaataaataaaaatattgataCGTCTATGATAATTTTTGTCAGGTTGACAAATTACAGCTATGGCCAATTGGTCCTTTTTAGTGAATGCAATATCTTCAATTTGTACTGCCTAATACAGCAGCATTCATTAaagatttttcttctttttcaacTACTTAAAAGTCTGCATGGAGTCTGTTTTTACATATGAAATGATTGCATGTGATACTGCAACATGATTGCattttcctcctttcttttgGACCAAAAATAATTGAAAACGGTAATCATAATTCATTAAATCACCATGTTTCTTCCAGGATCATATTTGCCACCTGGTTACTCCTTCACCTCATATGGAGGGAAGGTTGCTACTGGAGAGGACGGGGAGAAACCATCCAGATCCAGTCCCACAATAAAGCCACCCAGTGAGGCCAAAGCTTTGGACCTTCTGCAGCAGCATGCCAGCCAGTACAAAAGCAAATCCCCAGCCATCCAAGACAACAAGACCTtgcaggacagagacagagacagagagcgagaacgagacagagagagagagggcgaccGGCCAAGATCTACACCCTCCCTGTGCATCCTGCCATCCCACTATCACCTGGGATACCCTATGTTGTCAGGACAGTATGACCTGTCCTACATCTCAGGTGAGACTGGTATGCCTTTGATATGACTAAGTAATATGTGTATattatgtatgtgttttttctccctccctgcctACAGAGGGAGCATACTCTTTGTGATCCGGGTACAGCTTGCTGAGGTGGAAGGTGATGATTGGAGGAGATGGATGGGCACTGAATTTAAAAACCTTCGCTGACAGCTGCCAgtcactctttctctcctctccaagTTGTTGTGATAAATTTAGACTGAGTAATTAGATTGTGTTAACtttgatttcttttctttttttactttacctagagtaattgaatttaagttattattagtAACCTGGCAAATTTGAGTAGGGGTAAGGGGCAGgtgagagatgtgtctaaagaCCCTACAACAACTGCCACTACACTAGTGAATGATATAGTTAAGTCTTGGAATGAGATGTCAGAGAAGacagtcactagagtcctgcacaggattGGATTAGGAGGTTGCAagaccaagaaaaaaaacaccactgcAGAAAATCCAGACTGAGGTATGCTAGAGGCAAGCTGGTTACATGTACTTgaagtgtgtcatttggtcagatttaACAGGaggcaggagaaaaaaaggagagttCCTATAGTCAAGAAAGCCGTAGCAATATAATGCTATAATATGCGTTGGAGATGCTTAAGTGCCTCTGGAACTGGGTACCTGACTACCTAAAGCAGTAGTAGAGCCAGTAAAACTGGGTCTTGGTTGTCAGTGTCAGCGGCAGTGTTTCTTAATCTGTGGGTCTGGGACTGGTACTGGGCCGCGGAAAGATTACAACCGGGCCGTCTATTGACCTTTGCCTTGGCCTTTGGGCTAGTCAATATTGTAATTTTATGGTACTGTCAGTGTCAGTCCAGGGCTCTAAGGGCGAGCTTTAGGGCGACTTAATGTCTCAATGGCGTAAccaaaaaaatatcagaggtcgcactggtGCGACCAGCCAGTCCATATCACGATCTAAACCAGTCACAGATGGTAAAGGGTGGGACCCCCGCACAGGTTAAAGACCTTTTGCTGCTGAACATTGGCAGAAACAGTCTAGTAAACATGTTTGAAGCACAGGAGCAGGATTATGTTACTTTTTGGTATTTTACGGTTTTGTCTGTTCActtgaatgagtgatgataacgagccggtagggcagcagtggctcagtggtagaggaagagaggggaggaagaagagaggattAAGAGAATACTGTACTGAGAATACTGTTCCACAACTGaatagaaatgtgttgaagaaaacaaaatatctcAATTCCAAATATTAAACTCAAACAATCTTCATCTGAAGACTAGGAACTAGGATTAAACTAAGACAAAGACTTGGACTAATAAacgaaaaataaaacaaagaaacaaacaaacctaacCATGAATAATCCAAAGGAGGAAAGGGAGGATGAAACGACAGGAGAGCCACAACGCAGGAACATCAAAAAATGATCCGACAAGGACAAAGGAGAACACAGGGCTTAAAAGGAAGAGTAAGACaaaacacaggtggaaacaatcagggaggagcaggtaatcacagaggtgggaaaacaggaggaagtagagacacaacaggaagaaacagggaACACAGGACTACAAATCAAGACAGAACTACAAAGCACACCAgagaacaagagggaggaagtaCAGCAGAAAAGACGGGAggggaagagaagaaagaagatgacagaagggagagagaggaaagaatatgctaaataataataaataagaggaaggaatatggtaaataatctaaaaatgacaagcaaaagcaaaatgaatacaaatcAACGATCAGAACAGAGGCTCATGACAGTGTTTTGTTGCCCTCGTGCTCATCCCAGCTGGttccttttcacattctgttttatgttctttttttccgtgtgctgaatgatcttcctgtttctccgatgtatgttttattgcaaGACAGGCAGGGTATTTCATATATGATGTTGCATTTATTGTCCGGTTCGATCTTGTCTTTGGGGTGCACCAGTAGTTGTCTGAGTTTGCGATGTGGTTTACGGGTGTATTAATGTTGTGTTGgcctttatgatgtgtttttctacctcctgtctgtcttgtggGTCTGTGATCATGGTGGCTCTGTCGAATAGTGTTCTTACGGCAGAGAGTTTGTGTGCGGTGGGGTGTTCAGACGTCCATAACAGGTATTggtcggtgtgtgtgggtttcctgtgaaTTTTGATTTCGATGCTGCCGTCCTGcagatgtgtgatgtttatgtccAAAAAATTTATCGTactgtctttttcttcctcatgTGTGAATTCGATTTTTCCTGTGCCGTCGTTGTTAAGGTGGTCTGTTAACTCCTGTGTTtggccagtttttattttttccaggatGTCGTCCTAGTATCTCCTCCACATAGTGAGACCGCATTGTGCAGGTGCCATGCAGATGGCCTTCTCTTCCAGGTCCTCCATAAAGAACCCACTCATGATGGCTGAGAGTGGGTCCCCCATTGCGaagccctccctccctctgtatAAATTCCCCCTGAACTGGAAATATGTGGATGTGGATACGAAATGTAGCAGCCGGGTTATGTCGTTAACTGTTAGATTGGTCCGTTTGTGTAGTGTCTTGTCTGTCCCGATGCGGTTCTCTAATATCTGCAGCGTTACATTgtcgaaacatgtaaaggtaaaaacacaaaacactggtctgatcgaaaggaatactcttataggaaaccagagacgaggacccaccagggtccggacaggaaactaGAGCCGaggaaggaccaccggcgtcggaactAGGAACCAGAGGCAAAGAACCACCGGTGTCGGGACCACCGGTGTCGGGACCACCGGCGCTGGGACCACCAGCGTTgggactggagaccagaggcgaaggaccaccggcgtagGGGCCACCAGGGCCAGTGAGGGAGTTTGGGAGTGGAGGACAACTTGGACCAGAACAGGAGCTAGGGGCCGAGGAATCTCCGGTGCTTAGACCGGTCACAAAGGCTGAAGGTTCTCCTGGGTCAGGACTGTGACCCAGGATTGAacaggaggctgaggctgaaagtCCAACGTAATCTGAATAGAGTCAAAGTCAAAGCCACAACTgttccacaaaataaaaactcCAAGGTCTCATTGGACAGTTCAAATGAGGCAGCACAGGAAGGACCACCCTCGGGTGGCTCGGGAGGAAGTGACGTCGCCAGATGCCCGCCCTCGGCCGGCACAGGGGAAGGCGACATCagctggagtccgccctctgatggagcggggaggagcgacgtcgtctggagtccgccctctgatggagcggggaggagcgacgtcgtctggcgTCTGCCCTTTGGTGGAGCGGAGAGAAGCGACGTCGTCTGCCCTATGGCGGAGCGGAGAGAAGCGAAGTTGTCTGGCGTCCGCCCTCTGGCGGAGCAGGGAATGATGATGTCTGGACTCCGCCCTCTGGCGGTGTAGGAAGGAGAGACGTCGTCGGGAACCAGCCCTCGGCTGTTGGGGAGTGACGGCATCGACTGGGGTCCGCCCTTGGGCGGTGTCGGGAGGGGCAACGTCATCGGGAGTTCCCCCTTGGAAGGAGCAGAGGGGGGCGATGTCGTCTGGGGACCCTCCACGGGagataaaggaggaagcaccCCCCTGGGACATGCATGGCCATCGGCCAGAGCAGTCATGCCCAGGGGGAGGAGAGCTGGCAGAGGCGATGGCATCGATCCACCAGCAGAGGCTGGGTCAGGTGGGGGGTGTGCAGCTGGAGGGGGAGCCCAGCAGGGtcaggtggagctgcagaatCATGGGCTGGAGGAATGGATGTGGGTCTTGCAGGTAAGGTGGCTAGAGCCAAGAGAATAGGCTCCAACTGAGGTCGGAGCCAGGGCTTCTGACGCAGCTCGGCCTGAGCCAGCGTGCGCAGGACCAATCTACGTGCTCTCAGCTCACCCCAGAACTCGTCCATCTGCGGATCCTCAGAATCCTGGACAGCCATTAACTCTTGCCTGCGCTTCTGTAAGTCTTCCAGTGCAAATAAATggtctgctgggtccatttcTGGTCGGATCATTCTGTTATGTGCGGTGTAaaaggaggacccaaatgcaggtgAAGTTCAGACAACtaaaggcaagctttatttaaaagCCAAGGTAAACTCAATCTTCATCTGAAGACTAGGAACTAAGATTAAACTAAGAAAAAGACTTGGACTAATAAacgaaaaataaaataaagaaacaaacaaacctaacCATGAATAATCCAAAGGAGGGAAGGGAGGACGAGACGACAGGAGAGCCACAACGCAGGAACAGCAAACAATGATCGACAAGGACAAAGGAGAACACAGGGCttaaaaggaagaggaagacaagacacaggtggaaacaatcagggaggagcaggtaatcacagaggcgggaaaacaggaggaagtagagacacaacaggaagaaacagggaacacagaacaggagggaggaaggacagcagaaaggacaggaggggaagagaggaaagaagatgacagaagggagagagaggaaagaaaatgctaaataataataaataagaggAAGGAACATGGTAAATAATCTAAAAATGACaagcaaaagcaaaatgaatacaaaacaacGATCAGAACATAGGCTcatgacacaaacaaaatacTGTGTTAACTTTGATGTGGTGCACCTAAGAataaaagttaggtgcaccagtgcaaccagtgcta from Parambassis ranga chromosome 19, fParRan2.1, whole genome shotgun sequence includes these protein-coding regions:
- the LOC114452708 gene encoding zinc finger protein 609-like isoform X3 codes for the protein MGSSPKEASCSSEEQECPAALLLHSGTLLLRCPSAVALNAGKTESPNPTSAPHPLHLLSPIANNYNISSPCEQIMVHTRSVAVNTADAALATEPECLGPCEPGTSVSLEGIVWQETEDGMLVVNVTWRNKTYVGTLLDCTRHDWAPPRFCESPTSDVEMRTGRGRGKRMRPSSNMPLNDNNSNSSDNKGSSSKTRGAVANSKSRRGSQSASCAEDTKASPPSAKRKTKLGSDMEPTSSSEDTKASKRIRTNSAGVGAPLTGVKNNPLPQPDRTCSSPVLIDCPYPNCNKKYKHINGLKYHQAHAHNDYDVRLDQDVDSEYGDDLALHHDPPSCNVAAIFPARSTTPKGRGFDVPSPSSDKLVSKGKKKAGDAEPEVTDGGEDGASLTDEASNEGIDDRKAKKVVSGGKSEKLTLKGLKQARAVAQTAPRVTSPFSLQACSLALGSVVQSIPKCPQVKNIQPKPPPLADPNCSPSIGKDKKKKDKKKREGGKECDSPKGMGKAERPEEGKSSFSETSDPLLNGSTEAHQSRLASIKAEADKVYSFSDNAPSPSIGMASRMETGLVGHISQNGADNTSIKTSSPAYSDISDAGEDGEGKTEGLEVKPEPDQGTREVAKKAMFPPQTPSKESPYYPNYDSYYSPSHSESSPAAASAVLPHVEEAQVKVKKEEEPEVRDEGKLKTEPPEERKAEPGPQQPSVIQQRSNMYSQPLYYSQYYVPPYSYPPDQAYHSHLLASNPAYRQQYEEKQRLSDKKAEGKEQEPGGKEEWKQKSSIPLTLSRTPSITELTNKGMINPVKPREHIAASEQIKSVIIAKVEDPNTQTDKLKIKLTEAGKEEVKPAVEAGRPAGIEPAMWYRQEPDSRMWPYVYPSKYSESPKSQEEDRWKEERERECDRKVKEERLRMKDSVQREEGMDGAEGRTQLPLEEHRGGGKEARPPHMQFPSSLAQHQGYVPYMHGPYGYSQGYEPSHPGYRGMPSVMMQNYPGSYLPPGYSFTSYGGKVATGEDGEKPSRSSPTIKPPSEAKALDLLQQHASQYKSKSPAIQDNKTLQDRDRDRERERDREREGDRPRSTPSLCILPSHYHLGYPMLSGQYDLSYISGETGLSSSAVVTSQQASAPSLYPPSRR